The genomic segment GCTTCGGTTCCACTGGTGGCGGCGGGACCGGAAACAGATCGAGCGCGATGGGCGGCTCGACCACCTCGGGCTCGGGTTCCGGCTCGGGATCCGCGGCGGGGCTGGCCGGAGGGAGCGGGTCCGCACCGCCGTCCGCGATGGCGCCGTTCAGCTCCAGCACGTGTGCCGGACTGGACGTGGCGAGCAGGAGATGGATGGCTTCCGCCCCGCTCCCCAGCCGCTGCGCGCGGACGATCCGCCCCTCCCCCGCGCCGACGATCAGCTCGCGGTAGCGATCCACGACGTCGTCCACCGCCGCGTCCGCACCGGCCCGCCGCACCGCGTCGCGCCAGGCGGCGAGCCATACGTGCCGTCCATCGCCCAGCAATGCCGAGCACCCTTCCACCAGGCGGCGGATGTTGGGCGGAAAGTCGGCGATGGGGCCGCTGACGCGGGCCTGCTTGTGAAAATCCTCCGCTGGAAAGCGCAGAAGCAGCTCGGTTTCCGCCCGCGAGGCGATCGGCCGAAGCGCCGTCCACGGCAGGGCCCGCGCGCTCAGCGGCGCCAGGCGCACCAGCGCGGCGGAATCGCCCATCGCGTCCGCAAGCCCCGCCGCGAGGGCCACGAACGAGGACTCGACGAGACCGATCTCCCCCGGTGCGATCGAAGCGACGTCGCGCGTCCGCCGCACCCGGCCGGCCATGCCCATCCTCTCCAGCTCGTCCTCCAGCCGTGCGAGCAGCCCCGGGTCTTCGTCCGCGAGCACGACGCGGATGCCATCCACCGTATCCGCCATCGCACGGACAGACGCGATGGCGCCCGCCTCCACCGCCGCCCCCCGAATCGCCGCCCGCTGCAGGTCCGCGCCGGCGAACGCATCCACGAACCATGCGGGGGACGGCTCCACCGCCGCACCCTCGGCCTCCGCCCGGCGCACCTGCGCACGCGCCCAGCGGCCGGCGTAGCCGCCCGCGATGGCGCACGAGAGCAGTTGGGGATCGGGAGACGCGGAAGCGGTCACGGCGCGCGGTGGAAGGTCAGGGAGAAACGCGCACGTAGGTTACGCCCGCACAAAAGCCGAAGCAAGTGGAAGCCGAGAACACCGCCCGGGTGCGGCACCTCGCATGCCACACGGCGGCTGGCTTGCGCCGCCATCATCTCGCCCTAGCTTCTGTGCCGCCCGCTCGAAAGTTCCGTCCGCTCCGGGAAGCTCGTGGACCCGCATCCGCCTGCCCGTCCAGTGACCAACCTCGCTCCCGCCGCCACGTCGCCCGAACGTGCGCGCCGCCCCGGCAACGGAATGCGAGCGCTCGCCGCGATCGGTGCGGGCGTGCTCGCGGTGGCGCTGACCATTGCGCTCGCCGAGTTCCTCCCGCGTTCGATGTTCCTGTTCGCGTACGTGGCGGTGATCGTTTCCGCGTGGTACGGCGGCTCGTGGCCGGGGCTGGCCACGGGCGTCATCTGCGTCATGGGAATCAACTACTACCTCGTCCCGCCGCTCGGGGGCTTCGTACCGGAAGATCCCAAGGACCTCGTGCCGCTGGTGGCGTTCGTCGGGGTGTCGTGGCTGGTGGGCACCACGACCGAGTCGCTGCAGCGCGCCCGTGACGCGGCGCGGGAGGCGGCCGCCGAACTGGAATCGGCCAACCAGCAGCTGCAGGAGCAGGCCCTGGAGGTCGAACTGGCGAACGCGCAGCTGCAGGAGCAGGCGACGGAGATGGAGATGGCGCACGAGGAGCTGCAGGCGACCGCGGAGGAGCTGGAGGAGCGTACCCAGGCCGCGGAGCTCGCCGGGCGCGAGGCGCAGGAGGCGCGGGCTCGGGCGGAGGAAGCCAACCATGCCAAGAGCATGTTCCTGGCGACCATGAGCCACGAGCTGCGCACGCCCCTGAACGCCATCGGCGGATACGTGCAGCTGATGGAGATGGAGATCCGCGGGCCCATCACACCCGAGCAGCGCGAAGACCTGGGGCGCATCGATCGCAGCCAGCGCCACCTGCTGGGGCTGATCAACGACGTGCTGGACTTCGCGACGACCGAGGCGGGAAGCGCCAGCTATGCGCGGGAGCCGGTGATGCTGGACGGGGTGATGGACGAGGTGCAGGGCCTGGTCCTGCCGCAGCTCTCCGAGAAACAGCTGGCCTACGACGACAGCTCCGCGCGCTGCGGCGCGGTGCTGCTGGCGGACCGCTCGCGGCTGGAGCAGGTGCTGCTGAACCTGCTATCCAACGCCATCAAGTTCACGCCTGCCGGCGGGCGGATCGAGGTCTCGTGCCAGCCGACGGCCGACACCGTGGCCATCCGCGTGCGCGACACGGGCATCGGCGTTCCGGCCGACAAGCTGGACTTCATCTTCCACCCGTTCGCCCAGGTGTCTGCCGGGTTCACCCGTACCGCGGGGGGAACGGGGCTGGGTCTGGCGATCAGCCGTGACCTGGCCCGCGGGATGGGCGGAGACCTCGTCGCGGAAAGCACGCTGGCCGAGGGCTCCACCTTTACCCTCACGCTCCCCGCGGCTCCGCTGAGAGCCACGAACGTCGATTCCGCGGAGATGCCGTAGTTACCACGTGGTCAGCGGGCCCAGCTCCGCCTCCACGTTCCCCATCGCGCTGAAGTAGAAGCGCTTCCCCGTCCCTCCCCAGAGCACGCCGGCCAGGGTCGCCTCCCCGCCGCGCCAGGCGAACACGGGGCCTCCGCTGTCTCCCCCCTCCGCTTCCGCGTCGACCACGTCCTGGCAGAGGAGGGTGACGTCGGTGCCGTCGACGTTCACGTGGACGCAGGTGGCGGCGACGGCGCCGAACGTCCACCCGGTTTCCGCGCCCACCTTGTCCAGCATCTCACCCGCCACGGGATAGGGACTCTCGCCCG from the Longimicrobium sp. genome contains:
- a CDS encoding ATP-binding protein, with protein sequence MTNLAPAATSPERARRPGNGMRALAAIGAGVLAVALTIALAEFLPRSMFLFAYVAVIVSAWYGGSWPGLATGVICVMGINYYLVPPLGGFVPEDPKDLVPLVAFVGVSWLVGTTTESLQRARDAAREAAAELESANQQLQEQALEVELANAQLQEQATEMEMAHEELQATAEELEERTQAAELAGREAQEARARAEEANHAKSMFLATMSHELRTPLNAIGGYVQLMEMEIRGPITPEQREDLGRIDRSQRHLLGLINDVLDFATTEAGSASYAREPVMLDGVMDEVQGLVLPQLSEKQLAYDDSSARCGAVLLADRSRLEQVLLNLLSNAIKFTPAGGRIEVSCQPTADTVAIRVRDTGIGVPADKLDFIFHPFAQVSAGFTRTAGGTGLGLAISRDLARGMGGDLVAESTLAEGSTFTLTLPAAPLRATNVDSAEMP